The genomic window CCAGTTGATGGGCTTGTTGCGAGTCCAAGCTCGTATAGCTACCGGGGTCTTTTTGCAGAGCCTGGAGGGCCGTAGTCATTTGCTCTTTGGACCATTTCAAGGTGCTGCCAATGCGCGCCACGTTTCGTGTTGAAAAACGCCTTCGGCCCGAAATCAATTCAGAAACCGCAGAATGACTTATACCAAGCGCCTTTGCAAACGCGCGAAGTGAGTACTTGGGATTTTTTCGCATGCGTCGATTAAATTCTTTTTTAAGTATGAGGCGCAGATCGATGTCGGGTAAAAAGGCGATCGGGTTCGTTTCCATGCCGTGCACCTTAGTTCGAGCTATGTGGCAAAGCAAGTTTTGCAGGTACGGGATTTTAAAGTGGTCCAATTGGTTTGGACCACTTTGAGGTCGTCAATTTACCAATCGCATTGAGAGTTTTTGCCAGAGGCCTGTAGCATTGGCCCATGAATCCAATCAAGGTTTTTCATATAATACTCTGTGAGACGTTGAATAAAAAGGAGCGTGAGCGTGTTCCTGAGCCGGCACTGGTAATGTCCGACCAAGAGCATGTCGAAGCGTTTGCTGCAGGTAGCGACGAGGTGTTAGTTCCGCTTTACTGTCTACATCTTGAAAAATTGGCGAATCGGCTAAAACCGGGAGATCGCGTATTGGATCTCGGTTGTGGTTCAGGCCGGTTGCTCACGCGCGCCGCTTCGTTTTTTAAAGATGTTGAGTTCATCGGACTCGATCTGTCCGAACCGATGTTGCAATCAGCTCGCCTTTGGTCAGCACAGAATGGTGTTAGTAACGTGAGCTGGCAGAAAGGGGACATGGCAAACCTTGGTCAATTTACGGATTCCTCATTTGACGCCGTGACCTCTAGTTTGGCACTTCATCATTTGCCAGACGTAAGCGCTCTTAAATTGGCAATGGGTGAAATCGATCGGGTGCTCAAACCAAAAGGTGCGATCATTCTTTCTGATCTTGGATCCATTCATGCAGAGAGATCGATTCAAATTTTAACTGATGATCGACGCCACCTTGATCCGGCACCACTGATCGAGGATTATGAGAATTCGTTGCGCGCGGCCTTTTCAATGCGTGATTGGCGCTTCGCCATGGCGAGTGTTTCAAAAACGGATCTGCAGGCCCATCGGTCGCGGCCTTTGAATTTATTTGTGCAGATCGTCTCACCGGTTTTGGCCACTCATGCGGATGCTTTTTCGAGTCTCAAGCAATGGCGCAAGGCACTCAACCTCGAACAAAAATGGAATCACCGACTGCTGAAGACCTTTCAATCTGTTTGAAAGAGAATATTATCGGAAAACAACAAGAACCAGTTGATTGGCGCCTCTATTCTACCATCCATGAATCAGATTGAATCTTGGTT from Deltaproteobacteria bacterium includes these protein-coding regions:
- a CDS encoding methyltransferase domain-containing protein is translated as MNPIKVFHIILCETLNKKERERVPEPALVMSDQEHVEAFAAGSDEVLVPLYCLHLEKLANRLKPGDRVLDLGCGSGRLLTRAASFFKDVEFIGLDLSEPMLQSARLWSAQNGVSNVSWQKGDMANLGQFTDSSFDAVTSSLALHHLPDVSALKLAMGEIDRVLKPKGAIILSDLGSIHAERSIQILTDDRRHLDPAPLIEDYENSLRAAFSMRDWRFAMASVSKTDLQAHRSRPLNLFVQIVSPVLATHADAFSSLKQWRKALNLEQKWNHRLLKTFQSV